Sequence from the Miscanthus floridulus cultivar M001 chromosome 16, ASM1932011v1, whole genome shotgun sequence genome:
TGAGGCCAACGTATGCCGGGAGGTGGCGCAGTGCAAATACGAGGTTGCCTGGGGTTGTGACCACCGTGACGCGGAGTTCACGGAGCTATCTCAAAATGTGACGGAATGGTATTTTTCAAAATTGTTTCATTCTTTTAGTGCTATTTCACGTATGGTATTTTTCGGATACCGCAATCTTTCGGTGCGGTATTTTTCGGATACCGCAATCTTTCGGTGCTATAGGACTACGGTGCGGTATTTTTCGGATACCGCAATCTTTCGGTGCTGTATTTTTTGGATACCGCAATCTTTCGGTGCAGGACTAATTTTCCCATGAATGAATTCATACGATTCATTAAACGTACTACGTGCAGATGCATGCAAGAACCAGAGCTTTTAGGAATCGTGATCTGGGATCCAAAGACGGAGGAAAGCCAGATTAGCCAAGAGCGGAGAGGAACTGAAACTGAAACGACTGTTCTAAGCCAGATTATGTTCTAAGGTCGGAGGAAAATAACTCCAGAGACACTACTAATCACTAGTAACTGAATTCACGAATCACTAGTACTAGTAATAGCTAGCTTCCACCTAATCAAGTTCCATGGCAAGCTGAGTACAGTGGAGTACAGAGTACAGCTAGTCCTAGAGAGTTGGAGTAATAATTAGAGAGAAGAAAACCAGGACCAGTTGGATCGTGGATCTGGATCAGGCGGCGGGGACGACGCAGCAGCAGGCGGGGCAGCGGACGAGCCCGTTCTCGTTGCACTCGGCGCAGGCGCGGAACCCGCCGCCGCCCTTGAGGCTGTACCGCTTGTGGCTGCCGTCGCAGGCGCCGCAGAGCACGTAGCGCTCGCCGCCGCAGCGGGCGCAGTTGCCGGGGaacgcgggggcgggggcgggggccacGATGCGGCGGAGCTCGCCGGACTCGTGGAGGCGCTGGACCTCCTCGGAGCCGCCGAGGTGGCGGCCGCCGACGAAGACCTGGGGCAGCGCcacgcggcggcgctgctgctgctgctgcgcgtgCGGGGGGAGGAGCGCGGCGAGCTCCGGCAGGTAGCCGGGGTCCATGGAGAGGTCGCGCTCGTCGACGGCGGCGCGGAGCCCGCGCAGGATGGCGCGCACCGCGCGGCAGTCCTCGTAGGTGCCGCGGACCACGCGGAGGGAGGTGAAGTACAGCACCACCCGCCCGCCCCAGGCGCCCGGTACTAGCTCCTTGCCGTtgccggcgggcgcggcggccggggACGGGGAGTGCTGGAGCGTGCGGAGGACCCGGAGCGCGGAGGCGGCGACGCGGATGCGGTGGAAGACGCGCGGCGACGGGGAGGCGGAGGGCAAGgcggcaccggcggcggcggagtcCGGCGCGAGCAGGGACCGGAGGTCCTTGAGAGACGGATTGGGGATGGAGAGGCGCGGGGACGCGCCGGCGGCGGGGACGAGGGccgtggaggtggaggcggcAGCGGAGTCAGAGCTGCGCGTCTTCTTGACCCAGGACGGCCACATGGGGACTGGGGATTGATGCGGTGCGGCTGCGCGGACTCAGGCGGGAAGCGCGTCGGGGACGGGAACGAAGAGACCCACTGTGTGCGCTGCTTTGTGTTGCTCGCCTCGGCTTGTGTCGTGTCGTGCGGTGGGGCGTGGGTTTTATGAGATGAGAATGAGATGGGAATGGGATGAGCTTCCGTCCAGCCAACTGAGCCAAGCCCACTGAAACGAGAAAATGGTGATTCTGCCATTATAAAAACTAGGCTTCGCAATTTTGCCATCTCGCAAATGGGATTCGTCCGTTTGCCATTTTCAAACAATACACACCTGCAAATATGCCCTGTGGAGGATTTGTTGCcaaattaaatttttttttttaccATGGCAAACTTGCCTACCCGTTTTGCCCCTCCCTGATGCATCACGGAGGCCTTCTCTTCATGAGTCTCTTCTCTTCATTCACGGGAGACTCACGGTCGTTCCGCACGGGATATAGACGACGCCGCCAGGTCAagcaagggagagagggaacggatccccgccgccgccagcaccgccgcctccgacgccgccgccgacggTCCACTGCAGGGCACCTCCTGGGTTTCCCCGAAGCCAGCCAGGCGTCCCGGCTCTGCCGGCCGACGTCGGTGCTGCTCCAAGTGGTGGATGGAGAACTGGCCAGATCTCTTCCAAGGGTACGTATTCTTGCTTTGCTGGTAATCTAACTGTGTCCAAGCGTGTAGATGAGACTCGACAAGTGTAGATGGAGATCTCAGTGTAGATGTGGTGGTAATCTAACTGTGCCACCTTTTTATTTCTTTACTAGGCTCGATGGGGAGCCTGACCTTAGCTTAGCACTAGTAGAACCTCCTGCACAGCAAATGCAGGCACCTCTTGTTGATTGGGATAGCCTACGCATCGAGGACAATCGAGATGAAGAGGGAAGAATTGAGATTGTTGATGATGAGGTGATGTATGAGCTGTTGGGGTTTAGGGCTGACGATGAGGAGGTTGATAAGGCAAGAAAGGCAGCCAGTAAAGCTAGCAGTCAACAGA
This genomic interval carries:
- the LOC136513578 gene encoding uncharacterized protein At5g39865-like, which codes for MWPSWVKKTRSSDSAAASTSTALVPAAGASPRLSIPNPSLKDLRSLLAPDSAAAGAALPSASPSPRVFHRIRVAASALRVLRTLQHSPSPAAAPAGNGKELVPGAWGGRVVLYFTSLRVVRGTYEDCRAVRAILRGLRAAVDERDLSMDPGYLPELAALLPPHAQQQQQRRRVALPQVFVGGRHLGGSEEVQRLHESGELRRIVAPAPAPAFPGNCARCGGERYVLCGACDGSHKRYSLKGGGGFRACAECNENGLVRCPACCCVVPAA